From Columba livia isolate bColLiv1 breed racing homer chromosome 5, bColLiv1.pat.W.v2, whole genome shotgun sequence, one genomic window encodes:
- the PTPRCAP gene encoding protein tyrosine phosphatase receptor type C-associated protein: protein MASTPKSGRAAAALAPVLLAVAGLVAAGEPVGTRNDRAVGALLGVLLCLVVGLALAWHHLCRLSAGRYHPRPLGHRALAVLRGQWHRLRGQGDTAEEAGDRELATVATREEEEELMPWSQERRPREEEEKQEEDEDEQEEEQEDEEAEAAPEVGGSPPSGGQVAGGSAEALLSDLHAFSGTAAWGDARPHVTAL from the exons ATGGCGAGCACCCCAAAATCGGGCAGG GCTGCGGCGGCGCTGGCACCGGTGCTGCTGGCAGTGGCCGGGCTGGTGGCAGCGGGGGAACCGGTGGGGACGCGCAACGACCGGGCGGTGGGGGCCCTGCTGGGGGTCCTGCTGTGCCTGGTGGTGGGTTTGGCGCTAGCCTGGCACCATCTCTGCCGGCTCTCGGCCGGACGGTACCACCCCCGGCCCCTGGGCCACCGGGCGCTGGCAGTGCTGCGGGGACAGTGGCACCGGCTGCGGGGACAAGGTGACACCGCGGAggaggctggggacagggagctgGCGACAGTGGCCacaagggaggaggaggaagagctgatGCCCTGGAGCCAGGAGCGGCGGCCgcgggaggaagaggagaagcaggaggaggatgaggatgagcaggaggaagagcaggaggatgAAGAGGCTGAAGCCGCCCCTGAGGTCGGGGGGAGCCCCCCAAGTGGGGGGCAGGTGGCGGGGGGCAGCGCCGAGGCTCTGCTCAGTGACCTCCACGCCTTCTCGGGGACGGCAGCGTGGGGGGACGCACGGCCCCATGTCACCGCCCTGTGA
- the CORO1B gene encoding coronin-1B encodes MSFRKVVRQSKFRHVFGQPVKTEQCYDDIRVSRVTWDSTFCAVNPSFVAIIVEASGGGAFLVLPLHKTGRIDKSYPTVCGHTGPVLDIDWCPHNDYVIASGSEDCTVMVWQIPENGLSQPLTEPVVVLEGHSKRVGIVTWHPTARNVLLSAGCDNVVLIWNVGTAEELYRLEGLHPDLIYSVSWSRDGSRFCTACKDKSVRVIDPRRGTVVAEKERAHEGARPMRAIFLADGKIFTTGFSRMSERQLALWDTENLEEPMGLQELDSSNGALLPFYDPDTNVVYVCGKGDSSIRYFEITEEPPYIHFLNTFTSKEPQRGMGWMPKRGLDVSKCEIARFYKLHERKCEPIIMTVPRKSDLFQDDLYPDTAGPEAAMEAEEWVAGQTAGPVLVSLRQAYVPSKQRDLKVNRRSLLHDSGPPAAASPAAPPAAPPAAPAPTRLSAPAALGTGPSAPMGGGRLAEVLQEVAALRALVAEQGQRITRLEEQLSRLENGHV; translated from the exons ATGTCGTTTCGGAAGGTGGTGCGGCAGAGCAAGTTCCGTCACGTTTTCGGGCAGCCGGTGAAGACGGAACAGTGCTACGATGACATCCGCGTGTCCCGTGTCACCTGGGACAGCACCTTCTGCGCCGTCAACCCCTCCTTCGTCGCCATCATCGTGGAGGCCAGCGGCGGCGGTGCCTTCCTTGTCCTCCCCCTGCACAAG aCCGGACGCATCGACAAGTCGTACCCCACGGTGTGCGGGCACACGGGTCCCGTCCTCGACATCGACTGGTGTCCCCACAACGACTATGTCATCGCCAGCGGCTCGGAGGACTGCACTGTCATG GTGTGGCAGATCCCCGAGAATGGGCTGAGCCAGCCGCTGACGGAGCCCGTGGTGGTGCTGGAGGGACACTCGAAGCGCGTGGGCATTGTCACCTGGCACCCCACCGCCCGCAACGTCCTGCTCAGCGCAG GCTGTGACAACGTGGTGCTGATCTGGAATGTGGGGACGGCGGAGGAGCTGTACCGGCTGGAGGGGCTGCACCCCGACCTCATCTACAGCGTCAGCTGGAGCCGCGACGGCTCCCGCTTCTGCACCGCCTGCAAGGACAAGAGCGTCCGCGTCATCGACCCCCGCCGTGGCACCGTGGTGGCC gagAAGGAACGGGCGCATGAGGGGGCACGGCCCATGCGCGCCATCTTCTTGGCCGACGGCAAGATCTTCACCACCGGCTTCAGCCGCATGAGCGAGCGGCAGCTGGCGTTGTGGGACACG GAGAACCTGGAGGagcccatggggctgcaggagctggactccAGCAATGGGGCTTTACTGCCCTTCTACGACCCCGACACCAACGTTGTCTACGTTTGCGGCAAG GGTGACTCAAGCATCCGGTACTTTGAGATCACGGAGGAGCCCCCCTACATCCACTTTCTCAACACCTTCACCAGCAAGGAGCCCCAGCGGGGCATGGGCTGGATGCCCAAGCGTGGGCTGGACGTCAGCAAGTGCGAGATCGCCAG GTTCTACAAGCTGCACGAGCGCAAGTGTGAGCCCATCATCATGACGGTGCCAAGGAAG TCGGACCTTTTCCAGGATGACCTGTACCCCGACACAGCGGGCCCCGAGGCGGCGATGGAGGCGGAGGAGTGGGTGGCGGGACAGACGGCGGGGCCGGTGCTGGTGTCCCTGCGCCAGGCCTATGTCCCCAGCAAGCAGAGGGACCTCAAGGTGAACCGCCGCTCGCTGCTGCACGACAGCGGCCCCCCCGCCGCTGCCAGCCCCGCCGCACCGCCCGCCGCGCCCCCCGCCGCGCCCGCGCCCACCCGCCTCAGCGCCCCCGCGGCCCTGGGCACCGGCCCCTCTGCGCCCATG GGGGGCGGGCGGCTGGCGGAggtgctgcaggaggtggcGGCTCTGCGGGCGCTGGTGGcggagcagggacagcgcaTCACCCGCctggaggagcagctcagccGCCTCGAGAACGGCCATGTCTAG
- the CABP4 gene encoding calcium-binding protein 4 isoform X1 — protein MTPRRGGWGGPRGSGLGTMMGMGPGRSPKAEPRGRPIPAVGQRSRPRTHRRAGGAGPVGAGGGARARCGGRGRGQEVTGAPPRPARAHRHREGRGEGGAGTGAGGTVGIRDRGTAGPGTALGTAGSPRGTRLPGSPPPAGSKSPGSESRHGGQKSGKKGHGDPHAAATKTYSPFLNTVFGKERELSPEELDELLDAFKEFDTDQDGYISYKDLGACMRTLGYMPTEMELIEISQHIKMRMGGRVDFEDFVQMMGPKLREETAHMVGVRELKIAFREFDMNGDGEISGAEMRAAVAALLGEQLKAQEVDEILQDVDLNGDGHVDFDEFVMMLSSR, from the exons atgACGCCCAGGAGAGGCGGATGGGGGGGACCCCGGGGGTCAGGGCTGGGGACGATGATGGGGATGGGGCCGGGTCGGTCCCCAAAGGCCGAGCCCCGGGGTCGCCCCATCCCCGCGGTGGGACAGCGGTCCCGTCCCCGCACTcaccggcgggcgggcggggccgggccggtgggagcgggcggcggcgcgCGGGCCCGGTgcggcgggagggggcgggggcAGGAAGTGACCGgagccccgccccgccccgcgcgtGCGCACCGGCACCGGGAGGGGaggggtgaggggggagccGGTACGGGGGCGGGGGGAACCGTGGGGATCCGCGATCGGGGGACAGCGGGACCCGGCACGGCACTGGGGACAGCGGGGTCACCCCGTGGGACACGGTTACCCG GCAGCCCCCCCCCGGCTGGCAGCAAGAGCCCCGGCTCCGAGTCCCGGCACGGTGGCCAGAAGAGTGGCAAGAAGGGACACGGGGACCCCCACGCCGCTGCCACCAAGACCTACTCGCCCTTCCTCAACACTGTCTTCGGCAAG GAGCGGGAGCTGTCACCAGAGGAGCTGGACG agctgctggacgCCTTCAAGGAGTTTGACACAGACCAGGACGGGTACATCAGCTACAAGGACCTGGGCGCCTGCATGCGCACCCTGGGCTACATGCCCACCGAGATGGAGCTCATCGAGATCTCCCAGCACATCAAGATGAGGA TGGGTGGCCGCGTGGACTTCGAGGACTTTGTGCAGATGATGGGGCCGAAGCTGCGGGAGGAGACGGCTCACATGGTGGGCGTGAGGGAGCTCAAGATCGCCTTCCGGGAG TTCGACATGAACGGGGATGGGGAGATCAGCGGGGCCGAGATGCGGGCGGCCGTGGCGGCGCTGCTGGGGGAACAGCTCAAGGCGCAGGAGGTGGACGAGATCCTGCAGGACGTGGACCTCAACGGGGACGGGCACGTGGACTTCGATG AGTTTGTTATGATGCTGTCATCCCGGTAA
- the GPR152 gene encoding probable G-protein coupled receptor 152, producing MELPNVTLSPPPSPPPPGPLPWDGQLLVVCVVLGLPANAFTLWLTGWRLRCRGLATFIFSLAASDFLFLTNSILQIWSVAQDDQWTLGTPLCRLHQFLYALGYYSGLFLLAAISLDRCLLVAAPLWYRCRRPARLPVTLCVGAWVVAAGCSVPDTALSSAVELWPGWAVCRSERGSWEKPLRWLEVIVEGLVPFGVVVACHGIALVVAWWRRGRPLARFQRIVAATLSAYVLLHLPFQVTQLLQLVAPDRFGHLLYLLGLAINLSSCVNPWLYLLLGTRASHHLARMPRAILACVSPAAVTPGSPATVTTEASTAISSVPPAAITPVSLATLTPVPPAAITSVPPTTAITPVPPTTLTRPPAPMGSPPTSP from the coding sequence ATGGAGCTGCCGAATGTCACCCTGTCCCCCCCGCCGTCCCCACCGCCCCCTGGTCCCCTGCCATGGGACGGGCAGCTGCTGGTGGTCTGcgtggtgctggggctgccggcCAACGCCTTCACCCTCTGGCTGACGGGCTGGCGGCTGCGCTGCCGGGGCTTGGCCACCTTCATCTTCAGCCTGGCCGCCTCCGacttcctcttcctcaccaACTCGATCCTGCAGATCTGGTCGGTGGCCCAGGATGACCAGTGGACGTTGGGGACACCCCTGTGCCGCCTCCACCAGTTTCTTTATGCTTTGGGCTACTACAGCGGGCTCTTCTTGCTGGCGGCCATCAGCCTGGACCGGTGCTTACTGGTGGCCGCCCCGCTCTGGTACCGGTGCCGGCGGCCAGCGCGGTTACCGGTGACGCTGTGCGTGGGTGCGTGGGTGGTGGCGGCGGGGTGCAGCGTGCCGGACACGGCCTTGTCGTCGGCCGTGGAGCTGTGGCCCGGCTGGGCCGTTTGCCGCAGCGAGAGGGGGAGCTGGGAGAAGCCCCTGCGGTGGCTGGAGGTGATAGTGGAGGGACTGGTGCCGTTCGGCGTGGTGGTGGCGTGTCACGGGATCGCCTTGGTGGTGGCATGGTGGCGGCGCGGCCGCCCGCTGGCTCGTTTCCAGCGGATCGTGGCAGCCACGCTGAGCGCCTACGTGCTGCTGCATCTGCCCTTCCAGGtcacccagctgctgcagctggtggcCCCCGACCGCTTCGGTCACCTCCTGTACCTGCTGGGACTGGCCATCAACCTCAGCAGCTGCGTCAACCCCTGGCTCTACCTGCTGCTGGGAACCCGCGCCAGCCACCACCTGGCCCGCATGCCACGGGCTATCCTTGCCTGCGTGTCACCTGCCGCTGTCACCCCCGGGTCACCTGCCACTGTCACCACTGAGGCATCCACTGCCATCAGCTCTGTGCCACCCGCTGCCATCACTCCTGTGTCACTTGCCACCCTGACCCCTGTGCCACCCGCTGCCATCACCTCTGTGCCACCCACCACTGCCATCACCCCTGTGCCACCCACCACCCTCACCCGcccaccagcacccatggggTCCCCACCAACATCTCCATGA
- the CABP4 gene encoding calcium-binding protein 4 isoform X2: MPRSRGDKGTPKDTETPSKGKGGGEVGEKTPKPPETGSPPPAGSKSPGSESRHGGQKSGKKGHGDPHAAATKTYSPFLNTVFGKERELSPEELDELLDAFKEFDTDQDGYISYKDLGACMRTLGYMPTEMELIEISQHIKMRMGGRVDFEDFVQMMGPKLREETAHMVGVRELKIAFREFDMNGDGEISGAEMRAAVAALLGEQLKAQEVDEILQDVDLNGDGHVDFDEFVMMLSSR, from the exons ATGCCACGCTCCCGCGGGGACAAGGGGACCCCCAAAGACACAGAGACCCCCAGCAAGGGGAAAGGTGGGGGGGAGGTGGGTgagaaaacccccaaaccccccgaAACAGGCAGCCCCCCCCCGGCTGGCAGCAAGAGCCCCGGCTCCGAGTCCCGGCACGGTGGCCAGAAGAGTGGCAAGAAGGGACACGGGGACCCCCACGCCGCTGCCACCAAGACCTACTCGCCCTTCCTCAACACTGTCTTCGGCAAG GAGCGGGAGCTGTCACCAGAGGAGCTGGACG agctgctggacgCCTTCAAGGAGTTTGACACAGACCAGGACGGGTACATCAGCTACAAGGACCTGGGCGCCTGCATGCGCACCCTGGGCTACATGCCCACCGAGATGGAGCTCATCGAGATCTCCCAGCACATCAAGATGAGGA TGGGTGGCCGCGTGGACTTCGAGGACTTTGTGCAGATGATGGGGCCGAAGCTGCGGGAGGAGACGGCTCACATGGTGGGCGTGAGGGAGCTCAAGATCGCCTTCCGGGAG TTCGACATGAACGGGGATGGGGAGATCAGCGGGGCCGAGATGCGGGCGGCCGTGGCGGCGCTGCTGGGGGAACAGCTCAAGGCGCAGGAGGTGGACGAGATCCTGCAGGACGTGGACCTCAACGGGGACGGGCACGTGGACTTCGATG AGTTTGTTATGATGCTGTCATCCCGGTAA
- the OSBP gene encoding oxysterol-binding protein 1, which produces MAELRAAAAGPGPAVAAAATALPGPMALPAAPGAAPALPSPAAGGGAGPGAVAAAGGGGGSGAGGTGSGSAREGWLFKWTNYIKGYQRRWFVLSNGLLSYYRSKAEMRHTCRGTINLATANITVEDSCNFIISNGGAQTYHLKASSEVERQRWVTALELAKAKAVKMLEESDDSGDESVSQTDKTELQNTLRTLSSKVEDLSTCNDLIAKHGTALQRSLSELETLRLPAESTEKIKQVNERATLFRITSNAMINACRDFLLLAQTHSKKWQKSLQHERDQRIWLEETLEQLAKQHNHLERAFRGATVLPATAPGTAGSAKDPCCAAKGDLSDEDDDNEFFDAPEIIPMPESMGHKRTGSNISGTSSDISLDEQYKHQVEDTKKEKRTRIPYKPNYSLNLWSIMKNCIGKELSKIPMPVNFNEPLSMLQRLTEDLEYHELLDRAAKCESSLEQLCYVAAFTVSSYSTTVFRISKPFNPLLGETFELDRLEENGYRSLCEQVSHHPPAAAHHADSKNGWTLRQEIKITSKFRGKYLSIMPLGTIHCVFHSSGNHYTWKKVTTTVHNIIVGKLWIDQSGEIEIINHKTGDKCNLKFVPYSYFSRDVARKVTGEVTDPTGKVHFVLMGTWDEKMECYKVPTGAGDSALEGRQRPHDAEDTRVLLWKRNPLPKYAENMYYFSELALTLNAPESGTAPTDSRHRPDQRLMENGRWDEANAEKQRLEEKQRLSRKKREAEAARATEDGTPYDPYKPLWFERRKDPVTQELAHVYKGGYWESKDKQDWSLCPDIF; this is translated from the exons ATGGCGGAGCTGCGCGCGGCGGCCGCGGGCCCCGGcccggcggtggcggcggcggccacGGCGCTGCCCGGGCCCATGGCGCTGCCCGCGGCCCCGGGGGCGGCCCCCGCTCTGCCCTccccggcggcgggcggcggggcgggcccggGGGCGGTGGcagcggcggggggcggcggcggttCCGGGGCGGGCGGTACCGGGTCCGGTTCGGCGCGCGAGGGCTGGCTCTTCAAATGGACCAACTACATCAAGGGCTACCAGCGCCGCTGGTTCGTGCTCAGCAACGGCCTCCTCAGCTACTACCG CTCCAAGGCGGAGATGCGGCACACCTGCCGCGGCACCATCAACCTGGCCACGGCCAACATCACGGTGGAGGACTCCTGCAACTTCATCATCTCCAACGGGGGGGCCCAGACCTACCACCTGAAGGCCAGCTCGGAGGTGGAGCGGCAGCGCTGGGTCACCGCCCTGGAGCTGGCCAAGGCCAAAGCCGTCAAGATGCTGGAGGAGTCAG ATGACTCCGGCGACGAGTCGGTGTCACAGACGGACAAGACGGAGCTGCAGAACACGTTACGCACCCTGTCCAGCAAAGTGGAGGATCTGAGCACCTGCAACGACCTGATCGCCAAGCACGGCACGGCCCTGCAGCGCTCGCTCAGCGAGCTGGAGACCCTGCGCCTCCCGGCCGAGAGCACCGAGAAGATCAAACAGGTCAACGAACGAGCCACCCTCTTCCGCATCACCTCCAACGCCATGATCAAC GCTTGTCGGGATTTTTTGCTGCTGGCCCAGACGCACAGCAAGAAGTGGCAAAAATCGCTCCAGCACGAGCGGGATCAGCGGATCTGGCTGGAGGAGACGCTGGAGCAACTTGCCAAGCAGCACAACCACCTGGAGAGGGCTTTCCGTGGCGCCACCGTCCTGCCCGCCACCGCGCCCGGCACCGCCGGCTCTGCCAAAG ATCCGTGCTGCGCCGCAAAAGGAGACCTGAGCGACGAGGACGATGACAATGAGTTCTTCGACGCCCCAGAGATCATCCCCATGCCGGAGAGCATGGGCCACAA ACGCACCGGCAGCAACATCAGCGGCACCAGCAGCGACATCAGCCTGGACGAGCAG TACAAGCACCAGGTAGAAGACActaagaaggagaagaggaccCGCATCCCCTACAAACCCAACTACAGCCTCAACCTCTGGAGCATCATGAAAAACTGCATTGGGAAGGAGTTGTCCAAAATCCCGATGCCG GTGAACTTCAACGAGCCCCTGTCCATGCTGCAGCGTCTGACCGAGGACCTGGAGTACCACGAGCTGCTGGACCGAGCGGCCAAATGCGAGAGCTCTCTGGAGCAGCTGTGTTATGTGGCGGCTTTCACCGTTTCCTCCTATTCCACCACGGTTTTTCGCATCAGCAAACCCTTCAACCCCCTTCTGGGGGAGACTTTTGAGCTGGATCGGCTGGAGGAGAACGGTTATCGCTCCCTGTGCGAGCAG GTGAGCCACCACCCTCCGGCCGCCGCTCATCACGCCGATTCCAAAAACGGTTGGACGCTTCGTCAGGAAATTAAAATCACCAGCAAATTTCGGGGCAAATATCTCTCCATCATGCCTCTGG GTACCATCCACTGCGTCTTCCACTCTTCGGGCAACCACTACACGTGGAAAAAAGTCACCACCACCGTGCACAACATCATCGTGGGGAAGCTCTGGATAGACCAG TCGGGGGAAATCGAGATCATCAACCACAAGACGGGTGACAAGTGCAACCTCAAGTTTGTCCCTTACAGCTACTTCTCGCGGGACGTGGCGAGGAAG GTCACCGGGGAGGTGACAGACCCCACGGGGAAGGTACATTTTGTCCTCATGGGTACGTGGGATGAGAAGATGGAGTGTTACAAGGTACCGACGGGCGCTGGGGACAGCGCACTGGAGGGACGGCAGAGACCCCACGACGCCGAGGACACCCGGGTGCTGCTGTGGAAGAGAAACCCCCTCCC GAAGTACGCGGAGAACATGTACTATTTTTCGGAGCTGGCGCTGACGCTGAACGCCCCCGAGAGCGGGACGGCCCCCACCGACAGCCGCCACCGCCCCGACCAGCGCCTGATGGAGAACGGCCGCTGGGACGAGGCCAACGCCGAGAAACAGCGGCTGGAGGAGAAACAGCGGCTCTCCCGCAAGAAGCGCGAGGCCGAAGCCGCCCGCGCCACCGAGGACG GGACACCCTACGACCCCTACAAGCCGCTGTGGTTCGAGCGCAGGAAGGACCCGGTGACGCAGGAGCTGGCGCACGTCTACAAGGGGGGGTACTGGGAGAGCAAGGACAAGCAGGACTGGAGCTTGTGTCCGGACATTTTTTGa